In one window of Duganella dendranthematis DNA:
- a CDS encoding SurA N-terminal domain-containing protein — protein sequence MFEFIRTHQRLMQIFLAIIIVPSFAFVGIGSYKSFGDDASTIAKIDGKPLTQQEFDNAVRNQLDNYRQRMGAQFDQKMFDTPEFKQNVLDQLIAQRAIAAEVGHSHLSIGDAQLQKAIIDMFGGPVNFDKERYIAILAAQGLRPEQNDARMRQELALQQLAIAVEGTGFAPRTVAKTLSDIAAQERDVQELLLPVADFVPQVKVTDEMVKAFYDKNSKFFEVPEQAKIEYVVLNNDAVAAQVSVTDAEVSDYYTKNVAQFTTPETRRASHILITLKKGASAADTAAAKAKAEAIVAELRKTPGDFAKVAKAKSEDPGSAEQGGDLGVIEKGVLVAPVENAIGKLKLGEISDPVQSDFGFHVLTVTELKPAVVKPLDVVKADVTDLLKKQKAAKKYSEMAEAFTNTVYEQSDSLKPVADKLGLKIETASNVSRNPSPAPGAPAYNNAKFLTALFSNDSISSKRNTEAVETAPSTLVSGRIVEFKPASKRPLAEVDAQIRQRVTMEEAAKLAFKAGEEKLAAFKKSGDATGFGAAKLVSRQKPEGINGLAMQSIMKADTSKLPAYVGVDLPGMGYGLYRIDKVQQPAAADEAERKSQAEQIGNVIAQQEMAQYIEFLKQKAKVKILKPITKTTVTEVK from the coding sequence ATGTTTGAATTTATTCGTACCCACCAGCGTTTGATGCAAATCTTCCTGGCCATCATCATCGTGCCATCGTTTGCCTTTGTCGGCATCGGCAGCTACAAGAGCTTCGGCGATGACGCCAGCACCATCGCCAAAATCGATGGCAAGCCGCTGACGCAGCAAGAGTTCGACAACGCCGTGCGCAACCAGCTGGACAACTACCGCCAGCGCATGGGCGCGCAGTTCGATCAGAAAATGTTCGACACGCCCGAGTTCAAGCAAAACGTGCTGGACCAGCTGATCGCGCAACGCGCCATCGCTGCTGAAGTCGGCCACAGCCATCTGAGCATCGGCGACGCCCAGCTGCAAAAAGCCATCATAGACATGTTCGGCGGCCCAGTAAACTTCGACAAGGAGCGCTACATCGCCATCCTGGCCGCACAAGGCCTGCGTCCGGAGCAGAACGACGCCCGCATGCGTCAGGAACTGGCGCTGCAACAACTGGCGATCGCCGTCGAAGGCACCGGCTTTGCTCCACGCACCGTGGCCAAGACCCTGTCCGACATCGCCGCCCAGGAGCGCGACGTGCAGGAGCTGCTGCTGCCGGTGGCTGATTTCGTGCCGCAGGTTAAAGTGACCGATGAAATGGTCAAGGCCTTCTACGACAAGAACAGCAAGTTCTTCGAAGTGCCGGAACAAGCCAAGATCGAATACGTGGTGCTGAACAACGACGCCGTCGCCGCGCAAGTCAGCGTGACCGATGCCGAAGTATCGGACTACTACACCAAGAATGTGGCCCAGTTCACCACGCCCGAAACCCGTCGTGCCAGCCACATCCTCATCACCCTGAAAAAGGGTGCCAGCGCGGCTGACACCGCCGCCGCCAAGGCCAAGGCCGAAGCCATCGTGGCCGAACTGCGCAAGACCCCGGGCGATTTCGCCAAAGTGGCCAAGGCCAAGTCGGAAGATCCAGGCTCGGCAGAGCAGGGCGGCGATCTGGGCGTGATCGAAAAAGGCGTGCTGGTAGCGCCGGTCGAAAACGCTATCGGCAAGCTGAAGCTGGGCGAAATCAGCGATCCGGTGCAGTCGGACTTCGGCTTCCACGTGTTGACCGTGACCGAGCTGAAGCCAGCCGTGGTCAAGCCGCTGGACGTGGTCAAAGCCGACGTGACCGATCTGCTGAAGAAGCAGAAGGCCGCCAAGAAGTATTCGGAAATGGCCGAAGCCTTCACCAATACCGTCTACGAACAGTCTGACAGCCTGAAGCCAGTGGCTGACAAGCTGGGCCTGAAGATCGAAACCGCAAGCAATGTGTCGCGCAATCCATCGCCGGCGCCTGGCGCACCGGCGTACAACAACGCCAAGTTCCTGACCGCGCTGTTCTCGAACGATTCGATCAGCAGCAAGCGCAATACCGAAGCGGTTGAAACCGCGCCGAGCACCCTGGTCTCGGGACGCATCGTTGAATTCAAACCGGCAAGCAAGCGTCCGCTGGCTGAAGTTGATGCGCAGATCCGTCAGCGCGTGACCATGGAAGAAGCCGCCAAGCTGGCCTTCAAAGCCGGCGAAGAAAAATTGGCTGCCTTCAAGAAGTCGGGTGATGCGACCGGTTTTGGCGCTGCCAAGCTGGTGTCGCGTCAGAAGCCTGAAGGCATCAACGGTCTGGCGATGCAGTCGATCATGAAGGCCGACACCAGCAAGCTGCCAGCCTATGTTGGCGTGGACCTGCCAGGTATGGGTTATGGCCTGTACCGCATCGACAAGGTGCAGCAGCCTGCGGCGGCCGACGAGGCCGAGCGCAAATCACAAGCCGAACAGATCGGCAACGTGATTGCGCAGCAGGAGATGGCGCAGTACATCGAGTTCCTGAAGCAAAAGGCCAAGGTGAAAATCCTGAAGCCGATCACGAAGACCACCGTGACTGAAGTGAAGTAA
- a CDS encoding HU family DNA-binding protein has protein sequence MNKTELIDHIATTADISKAAAARALDAVIDGVTTTLQKNDSVTLVGFGTFSVSERAARTGRNPRTKEEITIEAAKVPKFKAGKALKDAVN, from the coding sequence TTGAATAAGACTGAATTGATCGACCATATTGCCACTACCGCTGATATTTCTAAAGCGGCTGCTGCTCGCGCACTGGATGCAGTGATTGACGGCGTGACCACCACCCTGCAAAAGAACGACAGCGTGACCCTGGTTGGCTTTGGTACCTTCTCGGTAAGCGAGCGCGCAGCCCGTACCGGCCGCAACCCACGCACCAAAGAAGAGATCACCATTGAAGCAGCTAAAGTTCCTAAATTTAAAGCTGGTAAAGCTTTGAAAGATGCTGTAAACTAA
- the lon gene encoding endopeptidase La: protein MTTSKLTEQTQLPLLPLRDVVVFPHMVIPLFVGRPKSIKALEAAMEQGKSIMLAAQKAAAKDEPSASDIYEIGCVANILQMLKLPDGTVKVLVEGAQRARINKITDTPTHFVADLTPLDSELGDDSEIEAMRRAIVQQFDQYVKLNKKIPPEILASLSGIDDAGRLADTVAAHLPLKLEQKQVILEIFSVAKRLEHLLGQLEGELDILQVEKRIRGRVKRQMEKSQREYYLNEQVKAIQKELGEGEDGADLDELEKKVALAKMPKEALDKATAELKKLKLMSPMSAEATVVRNYIDTLVSLPWKKKSKVNNDLTNAEKVLEGDHYGLDKVKERILEYLAVQQRVDKLKAPILCFVGPPGVGKTSLGQSIARATNRKFVRMALGGVRDEAEIRGHRRTYIGSMPGKVLQSLAKVGVRNPLFLLDEIDKMGADFRGDPSSALLEVLDPEQNHTFSDHYIEVDFDLSDVMFVATSNSFNIPPALLDRMEVIRLSGYTEDEKASIAQRYLLPKQIKNNGLKEDEISVSDAAIRDIVRYYTREAGVRSLEREVSKICRKVVKMLLLKKSEKKVIVTPKNLDKFLGVRRYDFGVAEKENQVGQVVGLAWTEVGGDLLTIEAVQMPGKGNVIRTGTLGDVMKESIEAARTVVRSRAQRLGIKNEVFEKADIHIHVPEGATPKDGPSAGAAMTVAMVSVFTGIPVRADVAMTGEITLRGEVLPIGGLKEKLLAAQRGGIKTVLIPEQNVKDLADIPDNVKNKLEIVPVRWIDKVLEIALERQPEPLVETAPVEAVAAAATKVDGQAEVVKH from the coding sequence ATGACAACTTCCAAATTAACTGAGCAAACTCAACTGCCGTTATTGCCGCTGCGGGACGTCGTCGTATTTCCGCATATGGTGATACCGCTGTTCGTAGGACGCCCAAAATCGATCAAGGCGCTGGAAGCCGCGATGGAGCAAGGCAAGAGCATCATGCTTGCCGCCCAAAAAGCCGCTGCCAAGGACGAACCTTCTGCTTCCGATATTTATGAAATCGGCTGCGTGGCCAACATTCTGCAAATGCTGAAACTGCCGGACGGCACCGTCAAGGTGCTGGTCGAAGGTGCCCAGCGCGCCCGCATTAACAAAATTACCGATACGCCGACGCACTTCGTGGCCGATCTGACGCCGCTCGATTCCGAGCTGGGCGACGATTCGGAAATCGAAGCGATGCGCCGCGCCATCGTTCAGCAGTTCGACCAGTACGTCAAACTGAACAAGAAAATTCCACCGGAGATCCTGGCATCGCTGTCGGGCATCGACGACGCCGGCCGCCTGGCCGACACCGTGGCGGCCCATCTGCCGCTTAAGCTCGAGCAGAAACAGGTGATCCTGGAGATCTTCAGCGTCGCCAAGCGCCTGGAGCATCTGCTGGGCCAGCTGGAAGGCGAGCTGGACATCCTGCAAGTCGAGAAACGCATCCGTGGCCGCGTCAAGCGCCAGATGGAGAAGTCGCAGCGCGAGTACTACCTGAACGAACAAGTCAAAGCCATCCAGAAAGAACTGGGCGAGGGCGAAGACGGCGCCGACCTGGACGAGCTGGAGAAAAAAGTCGCGCTGGCCAAGATGCCGAAAGAGGCGCTGGACAAGGCCACCGCCGAGCTGAAGAAACTCAAGCTGATGTCGCCGATGTCGGCCGAAGCCACCGTGGTGCGCAACTACATCGACACGCTGGTCAGCCTGCCCTGGAAGAAAAAATCCAAGGTCAACAATGATCTGACCAACGCTGAAAAAGTGCTGGAAGGCGACCACTACGGCCTGGACAAGGTTAAAGAGCGCATCCTGGAATACCTCGCGGTGCAACAACGTGTCGACAAGCTGAAAGCACCGATCCTGTGCTTCGTCGGTCCGCCAGGCGTGGGTAAAACCTCGCTGGGCCAGTCGATCGCCCGCGCCACGAACCGCAAGTTCGTGCGCATGGCGCTGGGTGGCGTGCGCGACGAGGCCGAGATTCGCGGTCACCGTCGTACCTACATTGGCTCGATGCCTGGCAAGGTGCTGCAATCGCTGGCGAAAGTCGGCGTGCGCAACCCGCTGTTCCTGCTGGACGAGATCGACAAGATGGGTGCGGACTTCCGCGGCGATCCATCGTCGGCGCTGCTGGAGGTGTTGGATCCTGAACAGAACCACACTTTCTCGGACCACTACATCGAGGTCGATTTCGACCTGTCGGATGTGATGTTCGTGGCGACCTCGAACTCGTTCAACATCCCGCCAGCGCTGCTGGACCGGATGGAAGTGATCCGCCTGTCGGGTTACACCGAGGACGAAAAAGCCAGCATCGCGCAGCGCTACCTGCTGCCGAAGCAGATCAAGAACAACGGCCTGAAAGAGGACGAGATCTCGGTCAGCGACGCCGCCATCCGCGACATCGTGCGCTATTACACCCGGGAAGCCGGCGTGCGTTCGCTGGAACGCGAAGTGTCGAAGATCTGCCGCAAGGTGGTCAAGATGCTGCTGCTGAAAAAGTCGGAGAAGAAAGTGATCGTCACGCCGAAAAACCTGGACAAGTTCCTGGGCGTGCGTCGCTACGACTTTGGCGTGGCCGAGAAAGAGAATCAGGTCGGCCAGGTCGTTGGTCTGGCATGGACCGAAGTGGGCGGCGATCTGCTGACCATCGAAGCCGTGCAAATGCCGGGCAAGGGCAACGTCATCCGTACCGGTACGCTGGGCGACGTCATGAAGGAATCGATCGAAGCCGCCCGCACCGTGGTGCGCAGCCGCGCGCAGCGTCTGGGCATCAAGAATGAAGTGTTCGAAAAAGCGGACATCCACATTCATGTGCCGGAAGGTGCAACGCCGAAAGACGGTCCGTCCGCCGGCGCTGCCATGACGGTGGCGATGGTATCGGTCTTCACCGGCATTCCGGTGCGCGCCGATGTGGCGATGACCGGCGAGATCACGCTGCGCGGAGAAGTCTTGCCGATCGGCGGCTTGAAGGAAAAACTGTTGGCAGCGCAGCGCGGTGGCATCAAAACCGTGCTGATCCCTGAGCAGAACGTCAAGGATCTGGCCGACATTCCGGACAATGTCAAAAACAAGCTGGAGATCGTGCCGGTGCGTTGGATCGACAAAGTGCTGGAAATCGCCCTCGAACGCCAGCCGGAGCCGCTGGTGGAAACTGCTCCGGTGGAAGCCGTCGCGGCCGCCGCCACCAAAGTTGACGGTCAGGCTGAAGTGGTAAAACACTAA
- the mnmH gene encoding tRNA 2-selenouridine(34) synthase MnmH: protein MKYPEVLSIDQVLDQLDSFDAIIDARSPSEFALDHLPGAINTPVLDDEQRIRVGTMYKQVGSFEAKKLGAALVAKNIAQHIEERWIDQPREWRPLVYCWRGGNRSGSMAHILAKIGWPVVQLDGGYKAFRQEVNAALEHAPSLRFKVVCGTTGSGKSRLLEVLDAQGAQVLDLEQLAMHRGSVLGHLPSQPQPSQKAFETRVWQVLRRFDPSRPVFVEAESKKVGNLRVPAALMDTMRAADCIALTLSRANRVRLLMEDYQHFLADPSSLNGQLEHLTQLHGREKIARWQAMSDAGQMPELVEQLLADHYDPAYLRSIDRNFSRYGQAMPLNLEDIDEEAFAAAARQLIATCV from the coding sequence ATGAAGTATCCCGAAGTATTAAGCATCGACCAGGTGCTGGACCAGCTCGATTCCTTCGACGCCATCATCGACGCCCGCAGTCCGAGCGAATTTGCACTCGACCACCTGCCCGGCGCCATCAACACGCCGGTGCTGGACGACGAGCAGCGCATCCGCGTCGGCACCATGTACAAGCAGGTGGGGTCGTTTGAAGCAAAGAAGCTCGGCGCCGCGCTGGTGGCGAAAAACATCGCGCAGCATATTGAAGAACGATGGATCGACCAGCCGCGCGAGTGGCGGCCGCTGGTGTATTGCTGGCGCGGCGGCAACCGTAGCGGCTCGATGGCACATATCCTGGCCAAGATCGGCTGGCCGGTGGTGCAGCTGGATGGCGGCTACAAGGCGTTTCGCCAGGAAGTGAATGCGGCGCTGGAACACGCGCCGTCCTTGCGTTTCAAGGTGGTGTGCGGCACTACGGGCAGCGGCAAGAGCCGCTTGCTGGAAGTGTTGGATGCGCAAGGCGCGCAGGTGCTGGATCTGGAGCAGCTGGCCATGCATCGCGGTTCGGTGCTGGGGCATCTGCCTAGCCAGCCGCAGCCGAGCCAGAAGGCGTTTGAGACGCGCGTGTGGCAGGTGCTGCGCCGCTTCGATCCGTCGCGGCCGGTGTTTGTGGAGGCGGAAAGCAAGAAGGTAGGCAATTTGCGTGTGCCGGCGGCGTTGATGGACACCATGCGCGCGGCCGATTGCATCGCGCTGACTTTGTCGCGCGCGAACCGGGTGCGCTTGCTGATGGAGGATTATCAGCATTTCCTGGCCGATCCATCGTCGCTCAACGGCCAGCTGGAACATCTGACGCAGCTGCACGGCCGCGAAAAGATCGCCCGCTGGCAGGCCATGTCGGATGCCGGACAGATGCCGGAGTTGGTCGAGCAACTGCTGGCCGATCATTACGATCCGGCGTATCTGCGCTCGATCGACCGCAATTTCAGCCGCTATGGCCAGGCGATGCCGCTCAACCTGGAGGACATCGATGAAGAGGCGTTCGCCGCTGCGGCGCGCCAGTTGATCGCTACTTGCGTGTAG
- the yddG gene encoding aromatic amino acid DMT transporter YddG, with translation MLVAMRGWTPLRQYPRRYLLIGGALFAGYEVALALPLGYAQDRTQAIEVGLLNYLWPCLTVALMVFSGRQRATVWLAPGLLLSLLGVAWILSGGESLSPEHIVANAARNPVSYGLAAGGALLWATYCCAAKPLSQGTDAIVPFFVLTSVVLWLKFALSGTALTALSEAHAAAAAHAGILGGGATSVLGSIGGLASLWPAAVLLCAAAAVMALGYASWNRALTHGNLALLAAVSYATPVLSSAFSAAILRSALTASFWQGAALVTAGSLCCWWATRK, from the coding sequence ATGCTGGTGGCGATGCGCGGCTGGACGCCGCTGCGCCAGTATCCGCGCCGCTATCTGCTGATTGGTGGTGCGCTATTCGCCGGCTATGAAGTGGCGCTGGCATTGCCGCTCGGCTACGCGCAGGACCGCACGCAGGCGATTGAAGTCGGGCTGCTGAATTATCTGTGGCCGTGCCTGACAGTGGCGTTGATGGTGTTTAGCGGCCGCCAGCGCGCGACCGTGTGGCTGGCGCCGGGGCTGCTGCTGTCGTTGCTGGGTGTCGCGTGGATTCTGAGTGGCGGCGAAAGCTTGTCGCCAGAGCACATCGTCGCCAATGCTGCGCGCAATCCGGTGAGCTACGGGCTGGCCGCCGGCGGTGCGTTGCTATGGGCCACGTACTGCTGCGCCGCCAAGCCGCTGTCGCAGGGCACGGACGCGATTGTGCCGTTCTTTGTGTTGACCAGTGTGGTGTTGTGGCTGAAGTTTGCCCTGAGCGGCACGGCGCTGACCGCGCTCAGCGAGGCGCATGCGGCTGCGGCAGCGCACGCGGGCATACTCGGAGGCGGCGCAACTAGCGTCTTGGGTTCGATCGGCGGCCTGGCCTCGCTCTGGCCCGCCGCCGTCTTGCTTTGCGCGGCGGCTGCGGTGATGGCGTTGGGCTATGCCAGCTGGAACCGCGCCCTGACGCATGGCAACCTGGCCTTGCTGGCCGCCGTGTCTTATGCCACGCCGGTGCTGTCATCCGCCTTCAGCGCCGCCATCCTGCGCAGCGCGCTGACCGCCAGCTTCTGGCAGGGCGCCGCACTGGTGACGGCAGGTTCGCTGTGCTGCTGGTGGGCTACACGCAAGTAG
- a CDS encoding ABC transporter ATP-binding protein yields the protein MPEGPALASSPVTASGVQPAIAVKGLAKRVADAAGELTILHEVDFTVQKAETLAIVGASGSGKSTLLGLLAGLDTPSAGTVVLDGVDIYAMDEDGRAALRKEKLGFVFQSFQLLAHLTAVENVMLPLELAGVAGAREKAEAMLARVGLSSRLKHYPKYLSGGEQQRVALARAFVSEPPLLFADEPTGSLDAATGEAVIQLMFELNRQHGSTLVLVTHDQAMAARCGRTITIAAGRLV from the coding sequence ATGCCGGAAGGCCCGGCCCTGGCGTCGTCGCCTGTGACGGCGTCTGGCGTGCAGCCGGCCATTGCCGTCAAAGGCCTGGCCAAGCGGGTCGCCGACGCCGCTGGCGAACTGACGATCCTGCACGAGGTAGATTTTACCGTGCAAAAGGCTGAGACGTTGGCCATCGTTGGCGCTTCCGGTTCCGGCAAGTCCACTTTGCTGGGTTTGCTGGCCGGCCTGGACACCCCCAGCGCCGGTACGGTGGTGCTCGACGGCGTAGATATTTATGCAATGGATGAAGATGGCCGCGCCGCCTTGCGCAAGGAAAAGCTGGGCTTTGTGTTCCAGTCCTTCCAGCTGCTGGCGCATTTGACGGCGGTGGAAAACGTCATGCTGCCCCTGGAACTGGCCGGCGTGGCTGGCGCCCGCGAGAAGGCCGAGGCGATGCTGGCGCGGGTTGGCCTGTCCAGCCGGCTCAAGCATTATCCGAAATATCTGTCCGGCGGCGAACAACAGCGCGTGGCGTTGGCGCGCGCCTTCGTCAGCGAACCGCCGCTGCTGTTTGCCGACGAACCGACCGGCAGCCTGGACGCCGCCACTGGCGAAGCCGTCATCCAGCTGATGTTCGAGTTGAATCGCCAGCATGGTTCGACTTTGGTGCTGGTCACCCACGACCAGGCCATGGCCGCCCGCTGCGGCCGCACCATTACCATTGCAGCCGGTCGCCTGGTTTGA
- a CDS encoding arylesterase, translating into MSAEYGLSRGTGWVALAEQKLKQNNIDAVVVNASVSGETTSGGRSRLPALLTKYKPDLVVIELGANDGLRGLPVPAAEANLRAMSDAASKADAKVMLIGMRMPPNYGRDYADKFFAMYGALSKDIKAPLVPFMLDGVADKPQLFQADRLHPLAEAHPTILANIWPTLQKTIKAK; encoded by the coding sequence TTGTCAGCCGAATACGGCTTGTCGCGCGGCACGGGCTGGGTCGCGCTGGCGGAGCAGAAACTCAAGCAGAATAACATCGATGCGGTAGTCGTCAACGCCAGTGTTAGCGGCGAGACCACCAGCGGCGGCCGTTCGCGCCTGCCGGCCCTGCTGACCAAGTACAAACCGGACCTGGTAGTGATCGAACTGGGCGCCAACGACGGCTTGCGCGGCCTGCCGGTGCCGGCCGCCGAAGCCAATCTGCGCGCCATGAGCGACGCCGCCAGCAAGGCAGACGCCAAGGTGATGCTGATCGGCATGCGCATGCCGCCTAACTACGGCCGCGACTACGCCGACAAATTCTTCGCCATGTACGGCGCGCTGAGCAAGGATATCAAGGCGCCGCTGGTGCCGTTCATGCTTGATGGCGTGGCCGACAAGCCGCAGCTGTTCCAGGCGGACCGGCTGCATCCACTGGCAGAAGCCCATCCAACCATTCTGGCCAATATCTGGCCGACGCTGCAAAAAACCATTAAGGCCAAATGA